Part of the Mycolicibacterium mageritense genome is shown below.
CACCGGCAATTGCGTAACGTCCGCGCAACATACGGTTGACGACTGCGCAACATCGTGTCCTTAGCGTCAAGCCGCGGGTTACCAGTAAAGGAGAACACTAAGTGGCAGAAAAGACGTCCGACGACATCTTCAAGCTGATCAAGGACGAAAACGTCGAGTACGTCGACATTCGTTTCTGCGATCTCCCCGGCGTCGTCCAGCACTTCTCGATCCCGGCAACGGCGTTCGACGAGAGCGTGTTCGAAGACGGACTCGCGTTCGACGGTTCGTCGGTGCGCGGCTTCCAGTCGATCCACGAATCCGACATGATGCTGCTGCCCGACCCCGACACCGCGCGCATCGACCCGTTCCGGGCCGCCAAGACGCTGAACCTGAACTTCTTCGTGCACGACCCGTTCACGCGCGAGGCCTACTCGCGGGATCCCCGCAACGTGGCCCGCAAGGCGGAGAACTACCTGACCAGCACCGGCATCGCCGACACCTGTTTCTTCGGCGCCGAGGCCGAGTTCTACATCTTCGACTCGGTGAGCTTCGACTCGCAGATCAACGGCACCTTCTACGAGGTCGATTCCGAGTCCGGCTGGTGGAACACCGGCGAGCCCTTCGAAGCCGACGGCAGCGCCAACCGCGGCTACAAGGTCCGCCCCAAGGGTGGCTACTTCCCCGTCGCCCCGTACGACCACTACGTCGACCTGCGCGACCAGATGGCCACCAACCTGATCAACGCCGGGTTCACCCTGGAGCGCGGCCACCACGAGGTGGGCACCGCGGGGCAGGCCGAGATCAACTACAAGTTCAACACGCTGCTGCACGCGGCCGACGATGTGCTGCTGTTCAAGTACATCATCAAGAACACCGCGTGGCAGGCCGGCAAGACCGTCACGTTCATGCCCAAGCCGCTGTTCGGTGACAACGGGTCCGGCATGCACGCCCACCAGTCGCTGTGGAAGGACGGCAAGCCGCTGTTCCACGACGAGTCCGGTTACGCGGGCCTGTCCGACACCGCGCGCCACTACATCGGCGGCATCCTGCACCACGCGCCGTCGCTGCTGGCGTTCACCAACCCGACGGTGAACTCCTACAAGCGTCTGGTGCCGGGCTACGAGGCCCCGATCAACCTGGTGTACAGCCAGCGCAACCGCTCGGCCTGTGTCCGTATCCCGATCACCGGCAACAACCCCAAGGCCAAGCGCCTGGAGTTCCGTTGCCCGGACAGCTCGGGTAACCCGTACCTGGCGTTCGCGGCCATGCTGATGGCAGGCATCGACGGCATCAAGAAGAAGATCGAGCCGCTGGCCCCGGTCGACAAGGATCTCTACGAGCTGCCGCCGGACGAGGCCGCCAACATCCCGCAGGCTCCGACCTCGCTGGCCGCGGTGATCGACAAGCTCGAAGAGGATCACGAATACCTCACCGAGGGCGGCGTGTTCACCGAGGATCTGATCGAGACCTGGATCTCCTACAAGCGCGAGAACGAGATCATGCCGATCCAGATCCGGCCTCACCCGTACGAGTTCGCCCTTTACTACGACGTGTAAGTCGTCATACGCCGGCAAGGCCGGGCACATCCGATTCGGGTGTGGCCCGGCCTTTCTGGTGCAATGGACCGGTGCGTGTTCTGGTGCAGCGGGTGACGTCTGCGAGCGTGACGGTCGACGGTGAGGTCGTCGGCGCGATAAAGCCGGCCGGGCAGGGCCTGCTCGCCCTGGTGGGGGTCACGCACGACGACGATGCCGCAAAGGCCCGC
Proteins encoded:
- the glnA gene encoding type I glutamate--ammonia ligase, whose translation is MAEKTSDDIFKLIKDENVEYVDIRFCDLPGVVQHFSIPATAFDESVFEDGLAFDGSSVRGFQSIHESDMMLLPDPDTARIDPFRAAKTLNLNFFVHDPFTREAYSRDPRNVARKAENYLTSTGIADTCFFGAEAEFYIFDSVSFDSQINGTFYEVDSESGWWNTGEPFEADGSANRGYKVRPKGGYFPVAPYDHYVDLRDQMATNLINAGFTLERGHHEVGTAGQAEINYKFNTLLHAADDVLLFKYIIKNTAWQAGKTVTFMPKPLFGDNGSGMHAHQSLWKDGKPLFHDESGYAGLSDTARHYIGGILHHAPSLLAFTNPTVNSYKRLVPGYEAPINLVYSQRNRSACVRIPITGNNPKAKRLEFRCPDSSGNPYLAFAAMLMAGIDGIKKKIEPLAPVDKDLYELPPDEAANIPQAPTSLAAVIDKLEEDHEYLTEGGVFTEDLIETWISYKRENEIMPIQIRPHPYEFALYYDV